A single genomic interval of Rosistilla ulvae harbors:
- the ruvC gene encoding crossover junction endodeoxyribonuclease RuvC, translating to MGNAKVKGKVAAGGSTGGAILGVDPGLNITGYGVIRSTAAGIELLEAGIIRTKAKASLERRLLDLHEGLGEVIAAHKPSVLALEQLYSHYKRPQTAILMGHARGVICLLAAQAGIAIESFEATRVKRMMTGNGHAPKDQMQMAVKLQLNLATVPEPPDVADALAIALCQQQMSSMQVQL from the coding sequence GTGGGAAATGCAAAAGTAAAGGGAAAGGTCGCTGCCGGCGGGTCGACTGGCGGCGCGATCCTGGGGGTCGATCCCGGACTGAACATCACCGGCTACGGCGTGATCCGCTCGACCGCCGCTGGGATCGAACTGCTGGAAGCGGGGATCATCCGCACCAAAGCCAAGGCGTCGTTGGAACGGCGTCTGTTGGATCTGCACGAAGGTTTGGGCGAAGTCATCGCCGCCCATAAACCAAGCGTGCTTGCGCTGGAACAACTCTATTCGCACTACAAGCGTCCGCAGACAGCGATCTTGATGGGGCATGCTCGCGGTGTGATCTGTCTGCTGGCGGCGCAAGCGGGGATCGCGATCGAGAGCTTCGAAGCGACCAGGGTCAAGCGGATGATGACCGGCAACGGCCACGCTCCCAAAGATCAGATGCAGATGGCGGTGAAGTTGCAGTTGAATTTGGCGACCGTTCCCGAGCCGCCCGACGTCGCCGACGCGCTTGCGATCGCGCTGTGCCAGCAGCAGATGAGCAGCATGCAGGTGCAGCTTTAG
- a CDS encoding MFS transporter: MTKPDQPPSPIARAIAMFTLIVAGEAVFFLPFVLPRVFRPTLLEVFQLTNLELGIAFSLYGVVAMIAYFPGGPLADMFSARKLMAVALLATAAGGLLLASIPSLGGLKLLYGFWGATTILLFWAPLIRATRAWGGAMLPGRAFGFLDGGRGLVAAAIGSGAVALFALLMPEDVQTASAAQRTHAFQQVVYLFTGITLAAAVLVWFALPRQGEPSDPIELKRPLGAVRRVLKMPTVWLQAIVVVSAYVGYKGLDNISLYAHEVLEFDEVQAAQVGTLSMWMRPVAAVAAGLLADRFGVARLTILSLLGFGIGSGMLAVGAFPPGMSMFFFATMISTSACVFALRGLYFAMMEEGRVPFGDTGCAVGIVSVIGFTPDVFMGPWMGILLDRWPGELGHQYFFASLAVAATIGLIASIAFWRIVRRWNEA, from the coding sequence GTGACCAAGCCCGACCAACCACCGTCCCCCATCGCCCGTGCGATCGCGATGTTCACGCTTATCGTGGCTGGGGAAGCTGTCTTCTTTTTGCCGTTTGTACTGCCTCGGGTCTTTAGGCCGACTCTGCTGGAAGTCTTTCAGCTGACGAACCTCGAACTGGGGATCGCGTTTTCGCTGTACGGCGTGGTGGCGATGATCGCCTATTTCCCCGGCGGCCCGCTGGCGGACATGTTCTCGGCACGCAAGCTGATGGCCGTGGCACTGCTAGCGACCGCCGCTGGCGGCTTGCTGCTAGCATCGATCCCTTCGCTCGGCGGGCTCAAACTGCTCTACGGTTTCTGGGGTGCCACCACGATCCTGCTGTTTTGGGCACCGTTGATTCGAGCGACACGAGCCTGGGGCGGCGCGATGCTCCCCGGCCGCGCCTTCGGATTCCTCGACGGAGGACGTGGCCTCGTCGCCGCCGCGATTGGCAGCGGAGCAGTGGCGTTGTTCGCGCTGTTGATGCCCGAAGATGTCCAAACGGCATCCGCGGCTCAACGAACCCACGCCTTCCAACAAGTCGTCTACCTGTTCACAGGGATCACGCTGGCCGCCGCGGTGCTGGTCTGGTTCGCATTGCCGCGGCAGGGAGAACCGTCGGATCCAATCGAACTCAAACGCCCGTTGGGTGCGGTCCGCCGCGTGCTAAAGATGCCGACGGTGTGGCTGCAAGCGATCGTTGTCGTCAGTGCCTACGTCGGCTACAAGGGCCTCGACAATATCTCGCTCTACGCGCACGAGGTGCTGGAGTTCGACGAAGTGCAAGCAGCTCAGGTCGGCACGCTTTCGATGTGGATGCGTCCTGTGGCAGCAGTCGCCGCGGGCCTGCTAGCCGATCGCTTTGGCGTCGCCCGACTGACGATCTTGAGCCTGCTGGGATTCGGAATCGGCAGCGGCATGTTGGCCGTCGGAGCTTTCCCGCCGGGCATGTCGATGTTCTTCTTCGCCACGATGATCAGCACCAGCGCCTGCGTTTTCGCACTGCGAGGACTCTACTTCGCCATGATGGAAGAAGGACGCGTGCCGTTTGGCGACACGGGCTGCGCGGTCGGCATCGTCTCAGTCATCGGCTTCACGCCCGACGTCTTCATGGGACCTTGGATGGGCATCCTGTTGGATCGCTGGCCGGGAGAACTTGGCCACCAATACTTCTTCGCATCCCTTGCGGTCGCCGCCACGATCGGGCTGATCGCATCGATCGCCTTCTGGCGAATCGTCCGCCGCTGGAACGAAGCCTAG